The window TAATGGTttgctaattttaaatttaacttttatcttcaaattttattcattcttaacCCTACATAAGGCCTGCtacttttatgtgtatgtattttatgtataaagcacagttatacatacatttattaaatagaCACTTTGCCATTTCAGATACCTTCAAATGCAAGTAATAGAAAACCCAGACTCAAACTGCTTTACCTATAAAGAAGTTTCTTATAACTTGGAGTCAGAACTAGGACTCCAGGAATGGTATGATAAGCAGCTAAATGAACTGATCAAAGGGCTCAGAATATTCCCATTCCCTCCTCTGCTATCTTCAGTGTGCTGGATTTGCCCTCAGGCTGATTACAGAGATTCCAAGGCTCATACGCAGACATAGCATCatcctaaagaagaaaataaaacataatttcccAATTTCCCTTaagaataatgttttttttttttttcagaagtccGCCAACACATAGCATGTTTAATCAGCCAGGATTAGATCATATGCCCCATGCTAAGCCAATCACTTGCAGTGGGGGATAGCAATACCACGATTAGCTTAGAGGAACATTTTACAATGGGATAAATATTGGAAAGTCAGTGGCCATGACCACCTACAGGTACAGAATGTGTCACTAGGACAACAGTCTCCCTTTTTGGCTTAGTTTAGCTCTAATCTCTTTGTGCTGCTTTGTCCTCAGTCTCTAGATGATAGTAAGGTGAACTGAGCATCTTGAACCTCATATCTTCTCTGGTTCACTCATCTTCAGTGGATATGATCATTTTACATCACACCCAGGAGTTTGTTCAAAACATCATTGTTCCTCATTGGCTCTGACTAGGTTGGGTGCTTAGTCTTAAAACAATCACTCTGAGAGTATTTCAGTGCTCTGAAAAGTCAGATTTAGGTTGTTCCCCAGAGCAAAATGGGCACACTATTACCAGAAGAGGTATGATTGAATGCTAGACTGCAACACCAAATGATGTTACAATTCAACACATTTTGGGGCTCAGCATCTATATAAACCATTCTTGCCATACATACACATTAAGAATGCCTCCATTGTGTTCTTTCATCAGTTACTGGTGGAATATGAATTGTTATCATCTCTTTGTAAAATATCTTTGCAAGAATAACtgctattttgatttttaaggcAGTGGACTATtcactatttttgaaaattaaataaattgcaaAGAAAATGTGTGCCCttttgttgtcttctttttttggtgaACATATTTGTGAGATTGATTCAAGTTGTTGCATGTATTTCTAGTTTGCTCATTCTCAATCCTGTacgatattccattgtatgaatataccacaataaATGCAGTCTACTGATGATGGAAATTTGGGTGATGCtcagtttggagctattacaaatagttgaacacacacattttataataaagcatAGAGTTTTGGATTGTAGTGATAGGAGAATAAGCAATTCAAAAACAACTTTCTCATTAATGAAACAATGAAGGCTGGATGAAATAGTAAAAAGTAAACTCAGAAGCATCTGAAAACTAAGAAGATAGGAAATAATTACCCAGCTAAGATATGGAGGAGAGCAGATCAAAGAGACAATGAATTTGGTGGACATTTTTCCCTTGAGGATGTTTAACCACTCTAAAGGGAACTACTCAAAGGCATAGGAGCTCAGAAGAGGTTATGACTTTTGTTGAAGctaaggagaaagaaattgaagtcCAGAGCCCTGGTAAAATCCCTTTACTTTTGGGACTCCAAGGATGATATCCTAGGAATAAAGTTAACCAGAACTAAATAAACCCTCCCATAAACTAAAGTGTGTTTGCAATTTGCTTTCCAtaaaaaaattctatgaattttaatttgcatcaGCACTAGATGCAAAGTGCTTCTGTCCTGCTCAATCATATTAACATGTTTATACTTTGTTGAATCAAATTTTTAtgatcttattttccttttgagtaattattttattattttaaactgagTTGTTCTGTTAACAACTAACACATCGCCTGATTCATATATCAAAAGTAATTATTAAACTTTCATATTGTTTACTGAGTTTCTAGtttattaatttgctttttcttctgtattactctgttgcattttacattttaataaatctatTGATATTAGAATGaattcagtgtaaaattttcctcgaaattttaaagaatcattccTTAAGAATAATTCTCtactaaaatataaaaccatCATTTTACCTAATTATTTcttataaacttatttttcccaAAGCTCTCTTTTCTGGTAAATTGACCACATTACCACTTATTGTAGAAACATAATTCCAAATGTTTGGTAATGGGAGAAAAGTTAAATTGTGCTCCCTGTAAAATTCAGTTTTCAGGACCAAAGGCCAGATATgcaataggtgctcaataaatgtttaatgaatgcaTAAGAGaaataatagttttcaaaatattctgaaaaaatacatattctatatggaaaaaaattagagtatTAACTTGCTCATGCAAAATGATCCCAGTATTGTAAGAGCCTAGaaaaaatggcaagaaaaaaagactattaatATTTTGCTCTGAGTCCTAGGGAATGGGAGCTAGAATTGcactttattataattttctccatATCAATTTTCTGAAATGTACACAGTATTAACATTGTGGAAGAGATTCATTTGCAgtagtttaaaataaagagacaaaAGGGGAGAAATACTAAAGAAGTAAAGTTGAGGAATGACCAGCAAGGAAAAATTACATAAAGACTGGGTCAAGATGGCAGACTGagcatatttttcctttcctaccaCAAATCCTTGTGAATgacaaatatatgtttatttaaaataataactacatgAGGGcactaggggaaaaaagacaaattattggGAGGTGGAAAGCAGATGGGTCAGAGGCACTGACAGGGTGGAGGTGGACCACAGGAACCAGAGGGCCTTGAaatggggaagagaggggagggggcaataGGAGGGAGGATTGTAGGCCCAGCTGCTCCTACTTTTGGAAAGAGGCGGGATCAAAAGAAAAGGAGCACCTCCCAGGCCCAAGGCAGTGGTGAGCTAGAGAGCTGAGGTGGGGCAGGCAGTGTTTGGCAGGAAGGGGAGGCCTCTATCCTGGCAGGAAGCTGCGCTACGAAAAGAGGGAGGAGACTGCTGCTGCAGCACTAGCTGCTGGTGGGAGACCGATGTGGCAGAGGGGCCGCCGCCACcaacagggaggcagagggcccGCGAGCACAGCACTGGAGACAACGCCGCCATCCCTCTCAcctaccccacctccctcctgaaCGCGCTCCTCGCCTAGGAATCCAACACCCGCCCAGCTGCCGCAAGCACCCTGCTCACCGCCTGCCAATCCTCTTTGGACACAGGCTCACCGCCAAGGAAGCAGCGAGGCGTCCGATTTGGGCACTTGAGGCCCGGGATCCGGGGCGGTGGACGCCAGGCAAGGCAAGGCCATTGGTGGGCGCCAGGATAGAGAAGGGGGATGGGACGAACTCCTGCAGGAGAtaagaggggaggcaggagcccggtgaggctggggtgggggaaatggcgATGGGCAATAGGAAAAGGGGATGGCGTTAGGAGCCAGGCAAGACATTGAAGGTGAGCACCGTGCTGCGAGGGGGCTGGGGGCAAAGGGCCAAGAAAGCGATTAAGGGATAGGGGGAGTGTGGGTAGCAGACTGGGGTGTTGAGAGAAGCAGGACAGTGAGTGCATGCAAGGCAAGGCAGTGGAGGGATAGGCGCTTTGCAGGGGACTGAGAGTGGGCGCCAGTAGCGGGTGGTGGAGGCTGAGGTCTCTGAACAAGGAGATAacccgccccctcctcctgcagcgTTCCTAACCCCAGCCAGCACCgctgcctctgtctcccttccccgcAGCCTAAAGGAATCTAGGAGGGAGAGCACTTTCAGGCACACAGCTAGGATTTCCAGCATTGCTGCCAGGCTCATGGGGAAATTCTAGGCGCCAGCGCAGGGTACCTGGAGACATCGCTGTCGGGAGAACTTCACATTATGGCATATTGAATGTTCCTCTCTTATCTTCACTCCTCTCCCTGCAGACATGAAGACCCCCAACGCACAGGAGGCTGAAGGGCAGCAAACCAGGGCAGTTGCAGGACGGGCCGCTGGGTCTGCAaacatgacaaagaaaaaagccTCCCAGAAGAAGCAGAGAGGCAGACCTTCGTCCCAGCCCCGCAGGAACATCGTGGGCTGCAGAATTTCACACGGATGGAAGGAAGGCGATGAGCCCATCACCCAGTGGAAAGGAACCGTTTTGGATCAGGTGCCTATAAATCCTTCTCTTTATCTGGTGAAATATGATGGAATTGACTGTGTCTATGGACTGGAACTTCACAGAGATGAAAGAGTTTTGTCTCTTAAAATTCTTTCCGACAGGGTGGCATCATCTCAAGTCAGTGATGCAAACCTTGCAAATACCATAATTGGTAAAGCTGTGGAACATATGTTTGAGGATGAGCATGGTTCCAAGGATGAATGGAGAGGAATGGTCTTAGCCCAAGCACCTATTATGAAAGCCTGGTTTTATATTACCTATGAGAAAGATCCTGTCTTGTACATGTACCAGCTCCTAGATGACTATAAAGAAGGAGACCTCCGAATCATGCCAGAGTCCAATGAGTCTCCTCCAGCGGAGAGGGAGCCTGGAGGAGTTGTAGATGGCCTGATAGGTAAACATGTGGAATATACCAAAGAAGATGGCTCCAAACGGATCGGCATGGTCATTCACCAAGTGGAAGCCAAACCCTCTGTGTATTTCATCAAGTTTGATGATGATTTCCATATCTATGTCTATGATTTAGTGAAAAAGTCCTAATTGTTAGGGTAAACTTTGCCACATTTGTGAAAACGAATGTGTACTCTGTAGACATGCAAAATAATGTGACTTTTCAGTGTATTGAAAGCTTAAGGGTCCCTGTTAATCCAAGATCTTTGCCAGCATAACTGTTGTTTTgttctgaaaaatacaaatgtatgtgGACATGACATGCTGTGTGTAAGGAATTTGTCATGTTGAAAAGATTGGGTGTGTTTGGTGAATGGGGCATGAAAGGAACAGCTGTAAATTTAGGCTGTGAATAAAGTTCAGCTAGAGTCCTAATCAGTCATCTAAAAATGGAATAGGACTTAGTTGGTCAGGcctagggaggaggggaggagaaggaactaGAGATgggctgtgggggaagggagaacagGAGGTGAGTGCttagaaggaggtggggaggggccagaaATGGAGAGGCTCCCTAGGGAGTGGGATGACCTAAGAGGGGAAGGCACTCAACTGGGAGGAGGTGAAGAATAACAGAGGGAGAGTGAGATCTTGGGGCTTAAGGAAAATGGACAGAATAAACTGAGTAGAGAGGGAcacaaagaagccaagaagagATCTAGAGCTagggaaagaaagatgaagttGACAGGGATCTGGGGAGAAGCTAAAGAATACTAAAAGGGAGTGTCTATACATGAGTGTGGGGCCAGAACTGAAGGGACACCAAGGAAGGAAGAATTCTAAGAAAGACTGACAGAGAGTGAGAATACAGGAAAAGAAGTGTGAGGCGTGGGGCGCAAGAGATGGGAAGACCCAGGAAAAAGTACGACTTCTGGCAGTATCCAAATTACCCTCCCTGGCCCTGTACACAAATGATGTGGCAGGAGGCAAAGAAATCAGATGGACCGGTTGTTCTGTAGAAGGGCATTTTGACAGGAATGTCTCAGGAGTTAAGCAGGAGCCAAGTTTATACCTAAAAGGCTTTTCTTATTTCAGAGAGTTCATGCCACAGCTGCTGAGCAGAACCCCAACCCTCAGCCTGAACACACTAACGTGGTGCTCCACAAGCAGGGGGCTGTGGGCAGCTTCTTCACATTTTCCAGAGCATCCAAGTGCAGTAGATCTTGGACCTGAAGGTCTTGATTCATTTCCTCTACACTGAATAAATGATTCTTGTGGGAAACGGGTCAGTGGGGTGCTGAGCTCTTAAGAGATGTGCCACCTTGCATTTGGAAAGTATTTTATCCAGAAAAATAGAATCTTGCTGAACCCGGTTAATAGCAGTCCCCTCACTGTTCTGCTTCCTCTTGCACTATACCTGGCCTCCCTGCAGAGGAGGGGCATCAGAGGACTGACCCCAAAGTTTCTCTCTAGAGCATGGGGAATACTTGACTGTCCATGCTTCTCTCAGCAGCTGCCTGAAACTACAGGTGGCCCCACCCAGTGCTTTGCCAAATGGAAGTCTGCTGCCCCCAGAAGCCCTGTTCTGGTGATACCCTGACAAAGCCAGTGGCTACTGACCCTTCAGAGGTACCTCCTGACCAGT is drawn from Camelus ferus isolate YT-003-E chromosome X, BCGSAC_Cfer_1.0, whole genome shotgun sequence and contains these coding sequences:
- the SPIN2B gene encoding spindlin-2B; the encoded protein is MKTPNAQEAEGQQTRAVAGRAAGSANMTKKKASQKKQRGRPSSQPRRNIVGCRISHGWKEGDEPITQWKGTVLDQVPINPSLYLVKYDGIDCVYGLELHRDERVLSLKILSDRVASSQVSDANLANTIIGKAVEHMFEDEHGSKDEWRGMVLAQAPIMKAWFYITYEKDPVLYMYQLLDDYKEGDLRIMPESNESPPAEREPGGVVDGLIGKHVEYTKEDGSKRIGMVIHQVEAKPSVYFIKFDDDFHIYVYDLVKKS